One Pelomicrobium methylotrophicum DNA window includes the following coding sequences:
- a CDS encoding cation:proton antiporter codes for MPPEFLPPWPPQINTLVVFGLVLWAGLVGGEIAHRSRYIPRITGYIAIGFLLGPSVLDVFTRPMVAGAGIFVDTALGLILFQIGRRLHVPSLRNDRAVLLTALAECSISFAVVYLVLTAFSFPPVHAAIAAAIGISSSPAVVLLVMREFDAQGPVSDRALTLIAVNNILAFFFFIAVLPWLHQTQEADWLTATLHPLYQVAGSLLLAYVLAHLTIRLGHLIGRRDSAQFALLVGVIVLAVGTAQAFNVSLLLTLLALGIMCRNLDRREALMEVEFGHGGDIFFVVLFVVAGANLHLGELAGAGLLAVAFVLARFAAKAGTVFVAGRLSGLSVAQAGGLGLTLTPMAAMAIGLLKTTEELYPGITPSLSATVLAAIAILETVGPLAALWGLRLAGEVRPDARLDH; via the coding sequence ATGCCACCAGAGTTCCTTCCGCCGTGGCCCCCTCAGATCAACACGCTGGTGGTTTTTGGTCTGGTTCTGTGGGCCGGATTGGTGGGCGGCGAAATCGCCCACCGTAGCCGTTACATCCCACGGATCACCGGCTACATTGCCATCGGGTTCCTGCTGGGTCCCAGCGTGCTGGACGTTTTCACGCGCCCGATGGTGGCTGGGGCCGGCATCTTCGTGGACACGGCGCTGGGTCTTATCCTGTTCCAGATCGGGCGGCGGCTTCACGTTCCCTCGCTGCGCAACGACCGGGCCGTACTGCTCACCGCACTGGCTGAGTGCTCCATCTCCTTCGCCGTTGTCTATCTGGTGCTGACAGCGTTCAGCTTCCCGCCGGTGCACGCCGCCATCGCCGCCGCCATCGGCATCTCTTCTTCGCCCGCAGTGGTGTTGCTGGTGATGCGGGAGTTCGACGCCCAAGGCCCGGTGAGCGATCGGGCCCTCACCTTGATCGCCGTCAACAACATTCTCGCGTTTTTCTTTTTCATCGCCGTTCTGCCGTGGCTGCACCAGACCCAGGAGGCCGACTGGCTCACGGCGACGCTCCATCCTCTGTATCAGGTGGCGGGATCGCTGCTGCTTGCCTATGTGCTCGCGCATCTCACCATCCGGCTCGGGCATCTGATCGGGCGCCGGGACAGCGCCCAGTTCGCGTTGTTGGTAGGTGTCATCGTGCTGGCAGTGGGCACGGCGCAGGCATTCAACGTCTCGCTTCTGCTGACCTTGCTCGCCCTCGGCATCATGTGCCGCAACCTCGATCGCCGCGAGGCCCTCATGGAAGTGGAGTTCGGCCATGGGGGCGATATTTTCTTTGTCGTGCTGTTCGTGGTGGCGGGGGCGAACCTGCACTTGGGGGAGCTCGCTGGAGCGGGGCTTCTGGCGGTGGCGTTCGTCCTCGCCCGCTTCGCGGCGAAGGCTGGCACTGTGTTCGTGGCAGGCCGGCTGTCGGGCTTGTCGGTGGCACAGGCCGGGGGGCTGGGGCTCACCCTCACGCCCATGGCGGCCATGGCCATCGGCCTGCTCAAAACGACCGAAGAACTCTATCCCGGAATCACTCCTTCTCTTTCCGCCACCGTGCTCGCCGCGATCGCCATCCTGGAGACGGTGGGGCCGCTTGCCGCGCTTTGGGGCTTGCGCCTCGCGGGAGAAGTGCGGCCGGACGCGCGCCTTGACCACTGA